The DNA sequence GACAGATTATCGGATTCCGGAAAGAAATTCCGGTTTTTGTTCACCGATGAGGTTTCATATACTCCGTATTTCGCCGTTGATGCTGGTTTCCAGGCAATCCTGCTTGGGCTCGATGACAGAGAAATATCAGTCAGATTTGACTGGTCAAAAACAGAACAAGGAGATGACGTATGAAAAGAGTATTGGCTTTGATGTGTGTCTTGTTTTTCGCTTTTGGCAGCCTTTTTGCAGAAGGCCAGGCAGAAAAAGAAAAAGCCTTCCCCAGTAAGCAGGTGACTATCATCATGCCCTGGAGTCTTGGCGGGGGGCCGGACACCATTGCGAGGAAGGTTGCATCCTATGGAGAGGAATATCTTGGTGTCCCTGTGATTGTGGAAAATAAGACGGGTGGTGCCGGTACTATTGCGATGAACGAGCTTATGCTTGCCAAGGACGACGGATACACAATGGTAGTCTCAAACGGTCCTCTTTTTTCCCTAACCCCGGCCTTTCAGGATGTTACCTATACCATTGACGACATTACCCCGCTTATCGGCATGCGGATAGTCGAATTTGTTGTTCTTAGCAATCCTTCCTACAGTAAGATCCACAATTTGAATGAACTCATAGCAGCCGCCAAGAACGGGAAGAGGATCAAGTATGCGACCACCGGGGGACCGGGTAATGATAGCTATACGATGATAGCTGTGCTATTTAAAAAGCTCGGCATCGATGCGCAAGCAGTACCCTATAATGGTGGCCAGGATGCGATCAATGCACTTATCGGCGGCCACGTTGATATCGCAATCGGCAGCCCCCCGGTATATAGAGACTATGTGAAAAGCGGAGAGTTGGCTTGTCTTGGCACTTTTATCCCTGAAGGCATTGATGTCGAAGGGATCGGCCATATTCCCTCATTTAAATCCCAGGGAGTTGATGCGGAATTTATCGGAATGGATTATTTTGCGGTAAGAAATAGCGTCGATCCTGCCAAACAAGCAGTACTTACCCAATTTATCCGAGACGTCTATGCTGATCCGACTTTCCAAAAATTCATGAAAGATCTCGGAATGGAAGCGTGGGAAGCAACTGAGGATCAGATCCTCGAGAATATAAGGCTTCAGACAGGGGCTATGAAGGAATACATCGATCTCATCAAATAAGCAGATTATGTTGCCGGCGGGCCTTCCTCCGGCAACATGCTGAATGGAAATATTTTCTTATGAAGATAAAATTTAATGCAGAGATGATAGCCGGAGGGCTTTTTACCGTAGTTTCCGGACTCTTTTGGTTCTTGATTCCTTCCCAGGTCAAGACGATGGAGACTACGGCTATTAATGCCCAGACCTTTCCCAGGATAGCAATTGGCGGGTTATTCATTTTTTCGTTCATCCTGCTTATTCAGGGCTTATTTTTTATTCCGAAGCGAGAGATAGAGCTGGATAAGGAGTATAGGAATACCAGGGAATACCGAGATGTGGTAAGAAGTTCCGTCTATATTCTCATCATCATCGGCTTCGTTTTTTTGTTTAAATTCTTCGGTTTCATACCGTCCACTATTTGTATGGTGTTTGCGGTGCTTCGTTACTATGGGGCACGTACATGGTTTTACTATGCAATTCCGCTTTCGGTCGTCGGCATAGTCTATTTCCTGTTTTCCACCATGTTACATATCTCATTGCCTTGAAGGAGGAGCCAAAGTGGAAATTTTCTTGGATGGATTGCATACATTGGCAAGCTGGCAGGTCCTCCTTGCCATTCCCGTCGGCCTTGTGATAGGAATTATTGTCGGCGCTATTCCGGGGCTTACTTCCGATCTTGGAATCATACTTTGTATTCCGTTGACCTACGGTATGGAACCTTCCGTTGCGATTATTATCCTCCTGGCGATATATGTCGGCGGTACCTACGGTGGATCAATCACTGCCATCCTGATAAACACGCCCGGAACCTCGGCAAATGCCGCTACCCTGTTCGACGGCTATCCGATGACGCAAAGGGGGGAGGGCTACAAGGCTCTTTCCATGGCTTTGCATGCGTCTGTTATCGGCGGCTTGGTGAGTGCCTTCGTTCTTCTCTTCGCTGCTCCTCAAATTGCAAAGATAACCCTTCTCTTCGGACCTGCGGAGTATCTTGCCTTGTCCGTATTCGGTCTCTCCGTTATCGCCGGTGTATCCAACAAGAATATCTTCAAAGGGCTTATGGGTGCTTGTATTGGAATTTTTGTCTCGACGATCGGCATGGACAATATCAGCGGGGCCGTGAGGTTCACCTTTGGAAATATCAATATCAGACGGGGAATCGATCTCATTATTGCTTTGATAGGTTTATTTGCAATTTCTGAGATTCTCATG is a window from the Sediminispirochaeta bajacaliforniensis DSM 16054 genome containing:
- a CDS encoding tripartite tricarboxylate transporter substrate binding protein → MKRVLALMCVLFFAFGSLFAEGQAEKEKAFPSKQVTIIMPWSLGGGPDTIARKVASYGEEYLGVPVIVENKTGGAGTIAMNELMLAKDDGYTMVVSNGPLFSLTPAFQDVTYTIDDITPLIGMRIVEFVVLSNPSYSKIHNLNELIAAAKNGKRIKYATTGGPGNDSYTMIAVLFKKLGIDAQAVPYNGGQDAINALIGGHVDIAIGSPPVYRDYVKSGELACLGTFIPEGIDVEGIGHIPSFKSQGVDAEFIGMDYFAVRNSVDPAKQAVLTQFIRDVYADPTFQKFMKDLGMEAWEATEDQILENIRLQTGAMKEYIDLIK
- a CDS encoding tripartite tricarboxylate transporter TctB family protein, yielding MKIKFNAEMIAGGLFTVVSGLFWFLIPSQVKTMETTAINAQTFPRIAIGGLFIFSFILLIQGLFFIPKREIELDKEYRNTREYRDVVRSSVYILIIIGFVFLFKFFGFIPSTICMVFAVLRYYGARTWFYYAIPLSVVGIVYFLFSTMLHISLP